A region of the Plasmodium sp. gorilla clade G2 genome assembly, chromosome: 9 genome:
gatatatatctatttctattattattattattatatatatatttgccattcatataattattcatcatatctttatttataatactaTTAAGCAAATACACACTTTTCCCTGTcatcaaaattttttttgctATACTAAAACTAAGAAATAAAGGTATTTTATTCACattcaaataaaatttattcaaCCATATTTCTTCTGAATTCACAATCTTATTAGCTGCTATAAATGtctcattatatttatcttttaattctCCATATTCTATCCAATgctttaatatttcatttattggCTTTATACATCTTTGTAAAatcttcttatatattttttgctCCTCATAATCATATGTTTGTGATTTAGAATATAAATACGATAAAAAAGTACAACCAGTATTTCGCAAGGACTCATCTATCACACCTACCAACACTCTTAATATCTTATAAGATTCTTgtaacaataaatataatttctttattcCTATATATACCGtgtttttatgtatatgctCATTAATATCACTCTCTATATACGATAATAATTTGTAATactcatttatatattcacgTATTACCTGATATAATGCATCTATTACTAAACTTCCCTTTTTAGATAACATACAAACTTCTTTCTTATATTTACTTATTCGATGTTTTGAACTTTTACTTTTtctattttcataatttagTAGCTTTCCATTTTTTACATGACTGTTCATGTGAATTTCATTTACATTATCGTGTGTGTTCATGTAAATATTATCTACATTATCATGTTTGTTCATGTAAATATTATCTACATTATCGTGTTTGTTCATGTGAATATTATCTACATTATCGTATTTGTTCATGtgaatatcatttatattacctTGCCTGTTCATGtgaatatcatttatattacctTGCCTGTTCATGTGAATATCATTTACATTACCTTGCGTGTTCATATCATCtacattatttttcttcttgatATAAAAATCATTAGCATTTCTTCCGTTGTGTACATCATAAAACGATTTATCTTCTACTTTGTTATGATTTGTATTATGTTggatataattttcattgtTTAATTTAAATTTGAGTTGCTGAAGATTATTTGATGTATTGTTTGTATATTGATTCTTATGACCATTTGGatcatttattaaatcaCCATAGTGAGAATTTTTATCACATTGATTATAATCATAATGATAATCATCAGCATCGCTAGAGAAACTATCAGTGTCTTCGTAAATGCTTACTTTTCCTCTATGATTGACATTTGAATATGTTATaaaagtttttatttttttgaatagcATACCTACGCTAccaatattatgtattaaatGTTGCATGCCTAAGCTAACTTTTCTATTAGGTacacaaaatattttttcatttttattatatttgatGAATTCTCCGTCTATGCCTTGTAATGGATATATAAGATCTCTTAGAAGGAAATTTTCTTCGACATCTAAACTatgaaatttattatttaaaataatatttgcaAATAAGCTTTTATTTACTAAATTGTTTTTATGAAGAATGatactattatttatattattattatttatattatttatattattattatcatttttattgatTAATTTACATTGTTTCTTATTTTCCTCGTATTCATTTTGATTAATTTGATTAAAATTATGTActgaattattataatgtccataattatttttatgaaaatcATTTGTAtcttcattaatattatgattatttaaattataattgttatgtgtattttttgGGACATGAAACATATTAGTTGTGTGTTCTTTTAtcgtataatttttttcatttatgttTCTCGTCATATTCAGAGAAGAATTTTCCTCAGTGTGTAAATTATTTGCATATGTCTTATCATTGTAAGTAATATTATGAacttgtttattattatcatttatatttttacttgttccaaaattattattatgatgaatgTTTAAAtgatttgtatttttattaggCATTTCTGGTATCCTAGGAGGGtatttatcatcatattcttttaacattaataatatatataaaacatatttatattttttattattgttgtctagtttttttaacatgtatcgtattttatttaatgttaTACTACTATTCTTTAAACATAGATATTCAATttcttgttttatatttttttcattttcattatattctaaaacattaaaatttaaaagtgaagataatatattatttaatttatatattaaatgtgtAACTAAGGCTTTCTGATTTTTTTCATCGTcacataaattattatagcGACCATCTTTTAAAGCGGCAATTTTTTTtgctataaaaaaaaaatatttggcAAATtcacttatatatttaatattttctttcctcttatttatttcatctatggtattattattattattattattattattattatatatttcatcagAATCTTTTGAATAATTCCTTGACTCTTCATTTATGCCTAATTTGTTATTTCCATAATTCTCTTTGTAAATATAAGTATTCCCGTTTGTATTGCTCGTATTactaaaatttatattattcatcttattgtcattattaatatgatatatatataatatacatattatatatatattaatacttttttctttgttttataaaatggatgaattataaaataataaaaaaaaaataaaataataaaatgaaaaaataaaaaaataaaaaaattatgatgtaATCATTACTTTAACAAAAAggataataaataaatttattacttCAATATTATGCATTtcgttatattttatttttataaaatttaaaaaataaaattgtataatatatatatatatatatatatatatatatatatatatatatttatatatgttttttatttatttatttaatttttattatttacaaagTTGGtcttattgatatatatttagttttacattatttaaaaaaaaaaaagaaaaagcaaATGAACCTTTTtgactttttattttttaaattggtCTTTGGAAATTTAATTATTccaatgttatattataaaattaaaaaaataaataatttttttttttttttttaactgaACATgtgtgaatatattttatgtatgaatcagtatatatattcaataagagagaaaaatatttacacataaatatatatatatatatatatatatatattatatatgcatttattatatatattgcgcgtatttttttgtgattactttttatttttaaaagcaCACacatttttacttttaatatAAGTACAGATACTTTTTAGTGTATAGCATgaattattcatttataaatataaaaaaataaagcatccacataaatataaataaataaatatatatatatatttatatatattaaacaatttatatgaaaatatattattataaatctTAAAGGCTTAATATTATCACAAAAATAGTGaaatttatgaatatataaattatgtcgttaaataataatcaccTACAAgatcatttttattgtttgAAGGGATATgcatatcaaaaaaaaaaaaagaaaaaaataagattaagaaatattataatgtataaatatatattatatataatgtttacattattttgtttttatttatttatttatttattttttaattttttgtttggGTTGATTATGTGAGCTATCTTTCAAATATGAATTCAACAAAAATTCATAActtgaaaaaatattgtgTAGGTTACTAGAAATAAAGTTACAAATGAGTAGGGAAATAAActtaaaacaatatataaatattttttataattgtaATTATTTGTCGTTAAACATTTTATAAGTTCAAATAACagcaaaaaatataatatataaaatataaatataaaatataaataattatgcacatatatatatatatatatatatatatatagttaatataccaaaaattgtaatataaaaaatgcatatataattaaaagttatatatcattaaataaatatatacacacaaacatatatatatatatatatattttttttgtgtgagGAACGTTTAATATCTGAGCCAATAAGTTTTTTGTCTGAGATCAATGTATTGAGGCATTCCATGTAAAGCACCAATAGCTGCTACTGCTATATCCCTATCATGCAAATATTTCCATGCAACTCTTTTAACTTCTTCTGTATCTATTTCATTTAATCTTAATATAAATTCAGCTAATGAAATTTTTCTTCCATATACGAGTAATTGTCTTGAAACTTCTTCTGCTAATGTAGAAGACGATTCAAACATACTAATAAGTTGTGtttttaaatgtattttGGCTAGTTCCACTTCTTCATCAGTAATACTATAACTTAATGAGGTAACACCAAACATGAGTTCTCCTAATGCATGTTCTACAGCTATTTCATCACATTGAACATAGAATCCAAAAAGTCcagtattattataacaagTATTAAAAGATGTAAAATAGTCAGCACATCCTACTGTCAttttattacaaatattattaacagTTCTATTAGCAGATAATTTTCCAGGTAATACcccttcttcattttttttataagttcCAATAATACATTGCATTAACATAAATGTTATAGAATCTGGAGAATTCCATGGAACTCCTTCAAATGCTACTGCAACATGCGCATTTGGACCTGAATCATCATctctaataataatttcagAACCACAAAAAAATGGTTTTTcatgaaaattatttaaaattgaattatttttttgttcttgtgTTTTTAAATGATTAAAATTTTGTTCAGCTAATTTAACAATTTCTTCATGTTTTACATCACCTACTGCACATAAAACCATTCTATCtgatgtataatttttttctatataatttataatatcttttcttttcatattttttatattttcttctggTCCTAAAATAGTAAATCCTAATGGATGGTCTCTAAAAGCAGTCATATGtaatttatcaaatataaCTTCATCTTTACATTTTTCTACTTCTTCCATTTCTCTTAATATAACATGTTTTTCTAATTCTATTAAATTATCATCAAAAATACTATTACTAAGTATATCACTCAATAATTCTATACACCATTTAATATCACTTTTAAAACATTTACAATAATATCCTGTCTGTTCTCTAGCTGTATAAGCATTTAAATGTGCTCCCATATTttcaatttctttttctaattGAATTCGATTCCTTTTTTTAGTACCTTTAAATATCATATGTTCTAAAAAATGAGCAACACCAT
Encoded here:
- a CDS encoding gamma-tubulin complex component, putative; translation: MNNINFSNTSNTNGNTYIYKENYGNNKLGINEESRNYSKDSDEIYNNNNNNNNNNTIDEINKRKENIKYISEFAKYFFFIAKKIAALKDGRYNNLCDDEKNQKALVTHLIYKLNNILSSLLNFNVLEYNENEKNIKQEIEYLCLKNSSITLNKIRYMLKKLDNNNKKYKYVLYILLMLKEYDDKYPPRIPEMPNKNTNHLNIHHNNNFGTSKNINDNNKQVHNITYNDKTYANNLHTEENSSLNMTRNINEKNYTIKEHTTNMFHVPKNTHNNYNLNNHNINEDTNDFHKNNYGHYNNSVHNFNQINQNEYEENKKQCKLINKNDNNNINNINNNNINNSIILHKNNLVNKSLFANIILNNKFHSLDVEENFLLRDLIYPLQGIDGEFIKYNKNEKIFCVPNRKVSLGMQHLIHNIGSVGMLFKKIKTFITYSNVNHRGKVSIYEDTDSFSSDADDYHYDYNQCDKNSHYGDLINDPNGHKNQYTNNTSNNLQQLKFKLNNENYIQHNTNHNKVEDKSFYDVHNGRNANDFYIKKKNNVDDMNTQGNVNDIHMNRQGNINDIHMNRQGNINDIHMNKYDNVDNIHMNKHDNVDNIYMNKHDNVDNIYMNTHDNVNEIHMNSHVKNGKLLNYENRKSKSSKHRISKYKKEVCMLSKKGSLVIDALYQVIREYINEYYKLLSYIESDINEHIHKNTVYIGIKKLYLLLQESYKILRVLVGVIDESLRNTGCTFLSYLYSKSQTYDYEEQKIYKKILQRCIKPINEILKHWIEYGELKDKYNETFIAANKIVNSEEIWLNKFYLNVNKIPLFLSFSIAKKILMTGKSVYLLNSIINKDMMNNYMNGKYIYNNNNNRNRYISSMSKIKSIMYNKKVLLNHEKEDEDEEEEQKNDYIKKKANKQVDYFNDIKVKRGIDKNDDMNDYKNDDMYEDGQRGVKKIIKKKKKMDRNNNNNNNMNYNNYNNYNNNYYKNDSLYYSRHNNKNKYSEYNDRYIEDEDYDDDNMIDVFSINDINMYIENIDDYINKVSESKNKNLINVLLNNYNLYETFQAFRHFLLLVDGDLFETLFENMKNDLYMNAEELKRHYLNSKLDLCIKSSSLFTQDSNIINKLTLDKFNVKRGDTGWDVLVFDFLVEKPLDIIFTKKIKNIYKSINILLIKLKKIQCELSNMWYLFTHLFKIINIIYYNSLFNFCNTIRNEMFHFIQNILSYFYYDVIDTNWRAFQKKIFLCNNLDQLIKAHYNYITQIQYDLFLGNYHDLILSARRKHDRNNRSNHNNYNNYNSYYVANTDEEEDNYLYNDYSSSYTNTQDNEYIDMEEYYMSNHNLNIYKNSKEQKERIRKHHHQDGNGGDDNGGDSEYKERGTNKYNKNNNEDYIQHNIENESHKCLNKILDIITRFINITSSLVSLICENYNEIKKLIQERKDIDMEEITNEKNDQNNINDDPYQNHDNYIDYINYYINYKIIGESTIKDIKMLLKYYRNYIYKFICLLLGENKFLYMYSKNTNRDKISSLRLLASRLDFNLYYVRLSKMSDRKPHPTKLNISKRIKMMNI
- a CDS encoding mitochondrial-processing peptidase subunit beta, putative, translated to MWKRKFINVVSCISKNRSNFFGWRSNYSTSSLPQEILNQPITRVTELSNKLKVATVHTNCEIPTIGLWISSGSKYENRQNNGVAHFLEHMIFKGTKKRNRIQLEKEIENMGAHLNAYTAREQTGYYCKCFKSDIKWCIELLSDILSNSIFDDNLIELEKHVILREMEEVEKCKDEVIFDKLHMTAFRDHPLGFTILGPEENIKNMKRKDIINYIEKNYTSDRMVLCAVGDVKHEEIVKLAEQNFNHLKTQEQKNNSILNNFHEKPFFCGSEIIIRDDDSGPNAHVAVAFEGVPWNSPDSITFMLMQCIIGTYKKNEEGVLPGKLSANRTVNNICNKMTVGCADYFTSFNTCYNNTGLFGFYVQCDEIAVEHALGELMFGVTSLSYSITDEEVELAKIHLKTQLISMFESSSTLAEEVSRQLLVYGRKISLAEFILRLNEIDTEEVKRVAWKYLHDRDIAVAAIGALHGMPQYIDLRQKTYWLRY